The Faecalibacterium sp. I3-3-33 DNA window AAGGCCCGCCGCGACAAGCGTCGCAGCAATGTTTGGAAGCTGGAGGCCCCCGCACTGGTGAAGTGCAGCAACTGCGGCTCTCTGAAGCTCCCCCACCAGGCATGTGGCAACTGCGGTTACTACAAGGGCGAGGAAGTCATCAAGAAGGCCTAATTTGCGCGTAATTGGTGGCATAATGGTGTTATGTACAGAAGGGG harbors:
- the rpmF gene encoding 50S ribosomal protein L32 encodes the protein MAVPKRHLSKARRDKRRSNVWKLEAPALVKCSNCGSLKLPHQACGNCGYYKGEEVIKKA